A stretch of the Panulirus ornatus isolate Po-2019 chromosome 10, ASM3632096v1, whole genome shotgun sequence genome encodes the following:
- the LOC139750673 gene encoding cuticle protein AMP4-like — protein MNLAVVVLVLVGAALADETPLDGPRVAIVHSEQHHPDETGAHSFDFAAENGIKVHISGSQGEDGGANSIGSWSYPLEDGTIVEVKFVANEKGYHPESDVLPVAPAFPHPIPDFVHRQIAFAEEQRRSRAEVDDQ, from the exons atgaATCTG gcagTGGTAGTTCTTGTGCTGGTGGGCGCAGCCTTGGCAGACGAGACGCCCCTGGATGGCCCGCGCGTCGCTATCGTGCACAGCGAACAGCATCACCCAGACGAGACCGGTGCACACAGCTTCGACTTCGCGGCCGAGAACGGCATTAAGGTGCACATCTCTGGCTCTCAGGGCGAGGACGGTGGGGCCAACAGCATCGGCTCCTGGAG CTACCCCTTGGAGGACGGCACTATAGTAGAGGTCAAGTTTGTGGCCAACGAAAAGGGTTACCACCCTGAATCCGACGTGCTGCCCGTGGCCCcagccttcccccaccccatccctgacTTCGTACACCGTCAGATCGCTTTCGCTGAGGAACAGAGGAGAAGCAGGGCTGAGGTCGACGACCAGTAA